The Physeter macrocephalus isolate SW-GA unplaced genomic scaffold, ASM283717v5 random_427, whole genome shotgun sequence DNA window AACTGAGTGTGGGCAAATGCTGACTCCATGCTCCCTGGCCCCGTGTCCCAGACACTTCTGGCCCATTACAGCcttgctttctctcctccttttttaaaatttttatttatttactttttggctgcactgagtcttcgttgctgcgcgcgggctttctctagttgcggcaagcaggggctcctctttgttgcggtgcacaggcttcttgttgcgctggcttctcttgttgcagagcacaggctctaggctcgtgggcttcagtagctgcggtgcatgggctcagtagttgtggcacacgggctcagttgctctgcggcatgtgggatcttcccggaccggggctcgaacccgtgtcccctgcattggcaggcggattcttttttgcttgtttgttctgttttgttttgtggtacgcgggcctctcactgttgcggcctctcccgttgcggagcacaggctccggacgtgcaggctcagcggccgtggctcaagggcccagccgctccacggcatgtgggatcttcccggaccggggcacgaacccgtgtcccctgcatcggcaggcgggctctcaaccactgcgccaccagggaagccccctctcctctttttaaTCAGACACAGGCAATAAATTTGACACGGAAGGAACTACCCTCCTCCCCCAACACTCAcgaattttatgttttgttggaGGCAAAAGCAAATTTTCAAGATTCAAGTCAATACCAATTTCGAATTATTTCTGCCAGTTggaaaagaaaactttgaaaaatacatgtgactttttttttcaacttgggAAAAAATTTGAAAGCTATAGCCTTTCAAGGAAAcaggatactttaaaaaaacaaaaaaaacaaaaaaacaccagcCTGGCTTTATGTAGTTCAATCCTGTCAAGCTAATCTAATCTTTTGTGACAAAGCAACAGACCTGGTAGATCAAGGGGGAAAACAATAGTTGGAATTTATCTTTGCTGCCTTCAAAACTTTTGATTCCTGGGCCCCAAGATGAGAGAGAGCCAGTTCTAGCTGGGGAACAGAAGTGGCCTCTTTAGGGGGTCAGCCTTGAGCCCAGTGGTCCTGAACCTCGCCTAGAAGGGCCAACTGACAGAAAAAGGGAACAGATTCAAAGTCAGCATTAATCTCAAGGTGGGGTCGGGGGTGTCAATGAATAATCAGCAAGAAAAGTAACACTGGCAATTACTTAAATGATCAACAGAAGTGTGCAGGCTTGACCAGAAGAGAGTTCACATTTGGGGAAAACCACATCATCAGTACGGCTTTAGGCTGAAAACAGGAGACTGGCATGAAGCTACATAACACGTAGGAATCCTGCAGTCCTAAATCTGCATTAACTGTGTCCCCTTCCAAACTCCACGGCTAAAGATGGGAAAGGGAATTTGGACAACATTCAAGGGAGAGCCACAGAGGTAATTCAACTAAGGCTGGGACATGGGAATTGAAGACTTCTAccaaaaaagttaaatgaatttgGTTTATTGAATTTAGAGATGGACAACCTTCTAAGGGCAGTAACAAACAAGAATAGAAATAGGTTTAAGTTATAACAcatgagaataaaattaaatgtaaagaagACTTTCCTTAGTCTTAAGATTGTTAAGTGGGTTGTTACAGTAGAACAGATCTCTGTAGGATGGCTGGAGGGTGCTAGGGGTTTACTGATGGGCAGACCCAGAGAACCCCTGAAAATAAGTCTCCACCCCACATTGTGATGAGGTTACTtcaaagtacagttgacccttgaacaacacaggttttaAATGCACAGGTCCACgtatacatgaatttttttcagtagtaaatactacagtactacacaatccaagGCTGGTTGAATCAGCAGATGGGGAATTGCGGTTAAGGAGGAACCAcggatacggagggctgactataagttacaCATGGATTTTTGACTACACGGAAGTCGGGGCTCTAacccccgtgttgttcaagggtcaactgttcttaaaatccaaaatgtagggcttccctggtggcgcagtggttgagaatccgcctgccgatgcaggggacacgggttcgtgccccggtccgggaagatcccacatgccgcggagcggctgggcccgtgatccatggccgctgagcatgcgcgtccggagcctgtgctccgcagcgggagaggccacagcagtgagaggcccgcgtacagcaaaaaaaaaaaaaaaatccaaaatgtaaaataagaggCGGCCAGTGCCTCAAGTGTTATAATGGCTTCAGGTTTAGTtgtcatttataaaaagaaattcaaacacaGAATGAATCTGTTCCTTAAGACCAGTGTTGGGGACGCTAGCAGTGAGCCAGCACTATCCTGTATGTGGATACAGTGCAGATTTGAGCTGTGGTGCAGCCAGACAACACACGGGTAATGGGATTCTTTCTATCCTCCCACTTTCACTATCAACAAGCTCCTGATGAAGTCTCTAATCTAAGAAGATGGTAACATTGGAAATTTGAGTGTAGGGCACCCAAAGCTATCAATGTCTGTTCCTGAACACGATCCCGTTCAAACATTTCTCTTTAAGGTGTGCTATTGTGCTATGgcatggagagaaaaaagaacacaatgtCCCTGCAACACTGCCGAGAATAATCACACAGTCATGTGTAtgtaagttttctttaaatttaatcaGTCCTTTATAAAATTTCCCAATTAATTAGTAAAAGATGGCTTATTTTAATAGCCTAAAACATTGGTCACTATTTAAACAggacattctaaaaaaaaaaaaaaaaaaagcaatcacatAATAGTTTATAGTAATTTACAAGTGGATGGTATACATTTAGATACAGAGGTAGAAGTTCACTTTTACAACGTTTCACTAATACACATTTACCAAATTCAAGGCACAAAATAGTTTGCTTtacaaaaaaatactgtaaaaatgtcATTTACTGTTCTACAATGtgaataaaactttcaaaagaatCTTTACACCCTTCCATATGTACTCCATAGTGtaagattttttcccccttgctaATCATAGTTGGCACAAAAATGGGGACGTTTTTAAATGCAGAAGTTCCCATTTTTAGAAACTGTTTCTTTGCAGAGCTGCTATGTATTCTAGATCAAAGTCcatccaaagaaatgaaacatagCAACTTCCTGAGGAAAGGGCACTTTCTGTATGCAGCAAAATTCATAGGTAGAAAATGTATGatctttttttggataaataGGTCTCCAGGGGAATAGATACTCAAGGAAAGATCTCAGAGACTCATTTTAAAATTCGACCAACACTGTAGTCGTTATGACTTTAACAAAGAGACCTGATCACCTTTACTGTAACAATCAGACATCATCGTCTACTTCCAATTGATAGAGATttcaaaatgccattttaaaagaGCTGTACATACAAACACAATGAAGCAGCCACACAGgctttgcaaaactgaaacttcgaaaacatgagaaaatatagCACTATCAGTCCTTGAAGTTGCAAGGGTGTCAATTGGCTAGAGATTAATTACAAGAATTATAAACTCTATGGGAATTAAGAAAAACCACACACATGAAACACACTGTCGTTATCATCTCGAGACTTCCTGCTCATTCAGAAAAAATAATGGTAGCCTGGAGACATCACACAGCGCTTGTCTAAAAGATAAGACTGGTTTTTAGGGTTCTGCCTGAAAAGGACCCCATTGGCAACAACTTAAGCTCACTTACGCTGATCACGTTTTCCAAGCACTCTAGTTGGTTaatttacactttatttttttaaaaagttgatttgaaaaaaaaaaaaaaaaaaaagtcaacgcGGATTTAGAATCCAGAGAGTATCAGTCATGCTGATGTGGGTCGCACTGAGATATCTTGATCGTCTTCTGGTAGAAATGATATTCCATACAAAAAAGATCCTTAGATTCCGTTTTTTGCTTCGTTGTTGTTTGTGGCTTGTTTTCTCTGAGCGATAAAGGGGTACATACACTTGTCCGCTCCTAGGAAGCGATACATACACACAACTGCTTCGAAAGGGAGGATGCTGAAAAGGAAGAGTCACAGTTAGCCACCGTGAGGCGTGGCGTGTTCCTTACGTTACGGGGCGGACAGGGGAAGACCTGCCGAGGAGGGAGCCCCCTCACACTTACCTCTTCATGAAAGTCACGATGTACATGAGGCGGGGGGTACAGATCATGGGCTGGTCGGTGAGGATGGCCTTCATAGCCTGCTTCACGCAGTAATCGGGCTTCAGAGGGGGCAGGAAAGGCTCAATTTCTTTCCTGAGAGTTACACATTCAAAAGACGAAATTAAGAATTAACACAAAAATAGGGAAGACTGGAAATACACATCAAAACATGAAGGATGACGTTATCTGAGCAACAGGCTTTGGAATTCGTTTGTTTACTTCGTTgtgctttttctctattttctaaattttcctacTATGAACACACTTTATTTGCACAGCCtggaaaacaagttaaaaaaaaaaaaagcagaattggTCTGCTTTTCTGTAAAGTGAGAGAGTCGTGTTTTCAAAATGCCttgaaatgtatttcaaattactttttttttttttctttcaattgaaAAAGGAGAGGGTGTCTGGCATAACAGACACTAAACCCAAACAAGACGCCAAACTTTTAAGTATTAAGTGTAGTTCAAATGATGGTGTGTAAACACCAACATAACCTTTCTGAGTGAAATATAAGTCAGCTGTGTGCTCTCCCGGGCGCCCGGAGAGGGAAAGCCATGGCATTTTCTCCAGGGGTCTCTGAAATGAAGTGTACAGAGACATCCTACCTTCAGCTGAATTCATCCAGGCACCCactgaaataatataatttattctttttacttttcatcgTTCCCCCCACAGCCCTGGACACCTGCTGTGATGCTAAACAGGAAACAGAGCTCCTCAGACCCGCAGCAACCCGTTCCTAAGTCCGTACGAGGCAAAAAGCAAACACCCCGCCCACACACGGGAAAAGAGGCAGGGCCGAGTCCGCTCCTGGTCCAGACTTGGAGTCAGTCTGAGATGGAAATGACTCAAATCACCTCCACCTGTTCACAGCGTGGCCAGGTTCAGGATGTGTCAAGATCGGCCCTGACCCATGGGGAACTCGTTTGGTTCTCTTGCTTTGCCTGTCAAATTCGTCCAAGCAAAGATCTCACGGTCTGCATGTCTGTACAAGTGTCCTCTTGAGGAGTCACGGCTTTGTTTACTCCACTTAGCTCAAGTCAGATATGACTTGACATGGCTATTCCCACGTGCCTCCTCCTTCCCAAGTGTGGTGGTATTTCATTTCATGTCTAGAAAATCTCAACGTTTCTTCTCACTCTGTCAGAGTGAATCTAGCTACATACACTCTCTGCAAAAAGGAAGTTCCCAAACCTGGGGTGTCTCATTCAAGGGTCCTTTTGGAAGAAAGCCCACCCTCTTCTATGGCATTATATGGCAATGACATTGTTTCGTATCCAAACCGAAGTCGCACTTACGTACTAACattaatattaaagaaagaaaatcactccTAAAGAAGTAGCTTCTAAGGAAAATCTTGAGCGTTTGCTCCTTGAAGGCGCAGAGAAGCCGTTTCCTACCGATGCTCGAAGGCCACCTTCTGTGAGCTAATACCAGTCCTTGCTTGTCAATCGTACACGCCTCAACTTTACAGACCTTGACCAACGAAAGCTACAAGCGAAGTGCCAAATGGCAGATATTGAAGTGCAAGGTGGATTATGGCTGGAGATCCGATTGGTTCCACATATCCTCCCAAGGTGGAAAGACGATTTGTTAGAGCCGCTTCCTGTCAGCATTAAGGCGTGTCCTTACTGACCTGATTCGGCAGCCCCTGAACATGCCAGTGTCTACAAGGTAAGGGCAAACGAGCGTGGTTTTAATTCCATCCTTCTCCGCAGCCTGTAACTCATGGCTCAGGGATTCATGAAAACCCACGACTCCAAATTTACTGGCGCAGTAATCctgaggcagaggaggaagggcagaaaCACTCAGTACAGGTTCGCATCCCTGACCAATCCCAAGCTGCCCTGGTCCCGTGACTCCGGTTACA harbors:
- the LOC102973386 gene encoding retinol dehydrogenase 10; protein product: MLEINHGHIVTVASSLGLFSTAGVEDYCASKFGVVGFHESLSHELQAAEKDGIKTTLVCPYLVDTGMFRGCRIRKEIEPFLPPLKPDYCVKQAMKAILTDQPMICTPRLMYIVTFMKSILPFEAVVCMYRFLGADKCMYPFIAQRKQATNNNEAKNGI